A genome region from Candidatus Bathyarchaeota archaeon includes the following:
- a CDS encoding DUF167 domain-containing protein, which translates to MIFEVHVTFHKDFIERDGNKINVGLTSKPVMGRANKELLKKLAEHFNVPTSNIRIISGFGSRNKIVEIKFTSNLVNQ; encoded by the coding sequence TTGATCTTTGAAGTTCACGTCACATTCCATAAAGATTTCATTGAGAGGGATGGGAATAAAATAAATGTCGGGTTAACCTCCAAACCCGTTATGGGGCGAGCCAATAAAGAACTCTTGAAGAAGCTTGCTGAACATTTCAACGTCCCAACATCCAACATCAGAATAATCTCAGGATTTGGATCCAGAAATAAGATAGTTGAAATCAAATTTACCTCAAACCTCGTTAATCAATAA
- a CDS encoding O-acetyl-ADP-ribose deacetylase produces the protein MERLVGKARLRLVQGDITDQDVDAIVNAANPSLMGGGGVDGAIHRRGGPKIFEECRRIRSEEWPDGLPTGKAVITSGGNLKARYVIHTVGPVWRGGKVGEPKLLAEAYRNSLELALRNGLKRISFPSISTGAYGYPIEEASRIALRTVKEFLEERDLIEEVNFVLFTDVDFKVYSQAMVEIFEHK, from the coding sequence ATGGAAAGGCTTGTTGGAAAGGCTAGGCTCAGACTGGTCCAAGGCGACATAACTGATCAAGATGTCGACGCAATCGTCAATGCTGCCAACCCCAGCTTGATGGGGGGTGGTGGTGTTGACGGTGCAATTCACAGAAGGGGTGGTCCAAAGATATTTGAGGAATGCAGAAGAATCAGGTCTGAGGAGTGGCCTGACGGCCTACCAACCGGTAAGGCTGTGATAACTTCAGGTGGAAACCTCAAGGCGAGATATGTGATCCATACGGTTGGACCAGTGTGGCGTGGGGGGAAGGTTGGGGAGCCTAAACTTCTAGCGGAGGCCTATCGAAACTCTCTCGAACTGGCCTTGAGGAATGGTTTGAAAAGAATCTCTTTCCCCTCCATAAGCACTGGCGCGTATGGTTATCCTATTGAGGAGGCGTCTCGAATAGCATTGAGGACTGTCAAAGAATTTCTTGAGGAGAGAGACCTCATTGAAGAAGTGAACTTTGTCCTATTCACAGATGTAGACTTCAAGGTTTACTCGCAGGCAATGGTTGAGATTTTTGAACATAAATAG
- a CDS encoding rhomboid family intramembrane serine protease, which yields MSNSFKWTLTFLVASVVMFLVQSLTRIWIYLAFFPAFSLDAPWMFVTSIFLHADTSHLFFNMLALLFFGTSLERMIGGRTFALLFISSGVVGNIGYLLTASDPYTPAIGASGAIYGLIGALATLRPFMIVYVYGMVPLPMVAAAALWALLDLAGLFAPSGVAHGAHLSGMLVGVAFGLYYRVLWASLRMWRYIY from the coding sequence TTGAGTAACTCATTCAAATGGACCTTAACATTCTTGGTTGCATCTGTTGTGATGTTTCTAGTTCAGAGTCTGACCCGCATCTGGATATACTTGGCTTTCTTCCCAGCCTTCTCATTAGATGCCCCTTGGATGTTTGTGACCTCAATATTTCTGCATGCTGATACTTCACACTTATTCTTTAACATGCTCGCCCTACTATTCTTCGGCACATCGTTGGAGAGGATGATCGGCGGTAGGACGTTTGCTCTTCTATTCATATCTTCTGGAGTAGTTGGGAATATAGGCTACTTACTCACAGCCAGCGACCCATATACTCCAGCCATAGGTGCATCTGGTGCGATATACGGCTTGATAGGAGCGCTGGCAACCCTAAGACCCTTCATGATAGTGTATGTTTACGGAATGGTTCCTCTACCTATGGTAGCAGCAGCAGCTCTATGGGCGCTTCTAGACCTAGCTGGGCTCTTCGCACCGTCTGGGGTAGCCCATGGCGCACACCTTTCAGGTATGCTTGTAGGAGTTGCTTTCGGCCTTTACTATAGGGTCTTGTGGGCAAGTTTGAGGATGTGGAGATACATCTACTAG
- a CDS encoding enoyl-CoA hydratase/isomerase family protein: MSDELKIDRRGSVALLTLNRPQVLNALNQPLVDAIIERLREIEGKDEFGAVVIDGSGRAFCSGHDLKELLKATPLERRAIFTKSIQIYEEIAKMGKPVIAAVHGIATAAGCGLAAACDLVIASEDAIFQTPGVNIGIFCLTPMIPLQRSIGRKKAMEMLLTGDPVDAREAERLGLVNRVVPTGKHVEEAVELGQKISSKCRIAYEIGKPAFYMMDDTDYVKALHYAKDLITLVTLTEDAEEGLTAILEKRSPTWKHR, encoded by the coding sequence ATGAGTGATGAGTTGAAAATTGATAGGAGAGGTTCAGTCGCTTTACTCACTTTGAACAGGCCACAGGTCTTGAATGCGTTGAATCAACCTTTAGTCGATGCAATCATTGAAAGACTGAGAGAAATTGAGGGTAAAGATGAGTTTGGCGCTGTTGTAATAGATGGTTCAGGTAGGGCTTTCTGTAGTGGTCATGACTTGAAGGAACTGTTGAAGGCTACTCCACTGGAGAGAAGGGCAATATTCACAAAGTCAATTCAGATCTACGAGGAGATTGCCAAGATGGGTAAACCTGTGATAGCGGCAGTACATGGGATCGCCACCGCCGCTGGATGCGGATTGGCTGCAGCCTGCGATCTTGTAATTGCATCTGAAGATGCAATATTTCAAACTCCAGGGGTAAACATAGGAATATTCTGTTTAACTCCAATGATTCCATTGCAGAGGTCTATTGGGAGGAAGAAGGCTATGGAGATGCTACTCACAGGAGATCCTGTAGATGCGAGGGAGGCTGAGAGGCTCGGCCTGGTCAATAGGGTGGTTCCAACAGGTAAACATGTTGAGGAGGCTGTTGAGCTCGGTCAAAAAATCTCTAGTAAATGCAGAATAGCCTATGAGATTGGGAAACCAGCCTTCTACATGATGGATGATACAGACTATGTGAAGGCCCTCCACTACGCCAAGGACCTCATAACCCTAGTCACATTGACCGAGGATGCTGAGGAAGGCCTCACAGCAATACTGGAGAAGAGAAGCCCAACATGGAAGCACAGGTGA